In Oncorhynchus mykiss isolate Arlee chromosome 19, USDA_OmykA_1.1, whole genome shotgun sequence, the sequence attgtagctggaaatggcagattttttatggaatatctacataggcgtacagaggtccattatcagcaaccatcattcctgtgttccaatggcacgttgtgttagctaatccaagtttatcattttaaatggctaattgagcattagaaaacccttttgcaattttgtttgcacagctgaaaactggccttctttagactagttagcCTTTGCTGTAAAATGGCGgtggaagaaatggcagcagttttacaggcgcccaaccaattgtgctattatgtgtttttattattttgtacataatgtttctgcaacagtatcttacggcaaaaaagagcttctgtatatcaggacagcgatcactcacctcgggttagacaaagatttttttctaCGACAAAGTCGacgcacaagacattctccaaacaccccacaggaccgacatccccgttatttgcaagaggaagcgatgcaggtacagaggacaaagagcctggtcaggacccggagaaggcgactgggaaagctgccgttactgtCAATACTACTcaccaacatgcaatcattggacaataaattagacgaggtacattcacaaatatcctaccaacgggacatcaaaaactgtaatatccaaTGTTTCACAGAAtagtggctgaatgacgacatgaatATTCAGCTAGATATATGCTGCACCAGCAAGGTAGAAGAGCACACTCCGGAAAGACGAGGGTGGGGCgctctgtgcatatttgtaaacaacagctggtgcacgaaatctaaggaagtctctagattttgctctcctgaagtagagtatattgtgataaattgcaggccacactacttgcctagagagttttcagctatacttttcgtggctgtttatttaccaccacatacagatgctggcactaagaccgcactcagtcagctgtataaggaaataagcaaacaggaaaccactcacccagagatggcgctcctagtggctggagactttaatgcagggaaacttaaatcagttctaccaaatttctatcaacatgttaaatgtgcaaccagagggaaaaaaattctagatcacctgtactccacacacaaagctctccctcaccctccatttggtaaatccgaccacaactctgtcctcctgattcctgcttacaagcaaaaattaaagcaggaagcaccagtgactcggtctataaaaaagtggtcagatgaaaccgatGCTAAACTACAGTTTTGCTATAACAGTCttgaacatgttccgggattcttccgatggcattgagtacaccacatcagtaactggctttatcaatgagtgcatcgaggacgtcgtccccacagtgactgtacgtacataccccaaccagaagccatggattacagacaacattcggactgagctaaagggtagagctgccgctaacccggaagcttataagaaatcctgctatgccctgtgacgaaccatcaaacaggcaaagcgtcaatacagggctaaaattgaatcatactacactggctccgacgctcgtcttatgtagcagggcttgcaaactattacagactacaaaggaagcacagctgcgagctgcacagtgacacgagcctaccaggtgAGCTAAaccacttctatgcttgcttcgaggcaagcaacactgaggcatgcataaGAGCtacagctgttccggatgactgtgtgatcacgctccctgtagccgacgtgagtaagacctttaaacacgtcaacatacacaaggctgcggagccagatggattaccaggacttgtgctccgggcatgtgctgaccaactggctggtgtcttcactgacattttaaacatgtccctgattgagtctgtaataccaacatgtatcaagcagaccactatagtccctgtgcccaagaacacaaaggcaacctgcctaaatgactacagacccgtagcactcacgtccgtagccatgaagtgctttgaaaggttggtaatggctcacaggctcaaaatggccagaaacaaataactttcttctgaaactcgtcagcctgttcttgttctgagaaattaaggctattccatgtgagaaattgccaagaacagtgcaaactggccctaaccagaatagaaagaggagtgggaggccccggtgcacaactgagcaagaggacaagtacattagagtgtctcgtTTGAGAAACATACGtctctcaagtcctcaactggcagctttattaaatagtacccgcaaaacaccagtctcaacgtgaacagtgaacagtgaagaggtgactccgggatgctggccttctaggcagagttgcaaagaaaaagccaaatctcagactggccaatataaaaaaaaagattaagatgggcaaaagaacacacactggacagaggaactctgcctaggaggccagcatcccggagttgcctcttcactgttgaagttgagactggtgttttgcgggtactatttaatgaagctgccagtggaggacttgtgaggcgtctgtttctcaaaggCCTGATAAAGGTGGGATGCTTCCTTCTGTACCCTCActcagagtgaccattgtgttctttgtcacctccatgaccaaggcccttctcccccaattgctcagtttggccacggccagctttaggaagagttttggtggttccaaacttcttccattttaaaatgatggaggccactgtgttcttggggaccttcaatgcagcataaatgttttggtacccttcaccagacctgtgcctcgacacaatcctgtctcggagctctacggacaattcctaagacctcatggcttggttttcgctctgacatgcactgtcaactgtgggaccttatatagacaggtgtgtgcctttccaaatcttgtccaatcaatagaatttgttgtagaaacatctcaaggattatcaatggaaacaagatgcaccggagctcaatttcgagtctcatagcaaagggtttgaatacttatgtaaataaggtatatctgattttgtttttttatacatttgcaagaatTTCTAAAACCTATTTTCgacttgtcattatggggtattgtgtgtagattgatgaggggaaaaattatttaatcaattttagaataagtctgtaatgtttttttttttttttttaagtcaaggGCTATGAGTGCTTTCCAAATGAACTGTAAATTGTAACAACGTAACAattcctgtgtctgtctgtcaagaTTCCATCATGCCATTTGACTAGATTTGAAGGGTAGATTATTATGTGGTTTGGGTGTGGTTGTGTGTCAGTTAGAGTGACATAGCATAGTGTAATCAAAAGACACTCCCTGATCTGTGTTGTAGCATATCATAACAAAAGTAACCTGTCTCTTGTTTTACCTCTAGACTAGTGGTAGACTGTCTCAACATGAAGATACCCACATACTCATGTGTGGTGTGGCCTACACTGGCATTGTAGTCATGGCATCCATTGGGGTGACTTGATTTACAAGTCACTTGTTACTTGATTGATATACTGCTTTTCGACCATTGTACAGTAGTTGTggttagggctgggaattgccagcgACCTCATGATGCGATATTTTCATAATACTTAGGTCCTGATACGATATGTATtatgattctcacgattctatatgtattgtgattcgatactgtcCTAAAAACAGTAGTTGTAGTCAGTGGGAGATTTAAAGAAGAACCTccttactgtcactgttactCAGCTCCTCTCAGCCCTTCAAGACAGGGTAAGTCGTGCTGAGGCCTGGCTATGCGGCTAGCTGATGGATTTAGACTTAGTAAATGAAACACCAATGCTATTGATTTGATGACATAATGGGCCTCGCTTGACAGCCCCTGACTTACTATCTATGGATTTGTTTTAAACCCCAGAAGATcagaaataatgtttttttttgtttgtacaATAATAGTATTTTCTAATACATTATAAATATGATTATCTAATATATTATTAATGTTTACAGAGCTTTGTTATTAATGGCATGTTTTTGTCTTTGAACACAAACTGCATGTCTGGTTTGGTATGGGGTTCTAAATCACATTGACAACCATTGGTAATTCTTAATATTCCTATGTTTGAAGGAATACATTGAGCAGTGAACATTGGCTGCTAAGGCCAACTATGGCCTTAGTAGGGCTTTGAGCACCCTCTGAAAATTAAATGACCAAGCAGCCCTAATTTCACCAAGTACTTTTCAGGCCTCTGTGCTCTGTTTTGTGCTAAAATCTGTCAAGTGGTAGTGCACATGGTGTTCAAATAAAAGTTGCTTGGTGCTAGATAGATTGTTGAACCCATCGTACCTCTTTGAAGCAGCAGGTTTTGTAGACTATACATATTGTAGTGTTGCTTGTCTGTGTACACTCAATATAAACTCACTGTACTAGAAAACTTGTGTGATGAAATGTATGTTTCCAGTTTATGATTTAGTGTCAAGACGAATCTTATCTAACGATATTCACACTCTGAGATGAGGGAATCAATACCTAGTTTCCTCTCACCAAACTGTAGCACTATTAGCCACTTGACGTTAGCGGAGCTACTGACGGAACAAGATTGCAGTGttggtcagggctggtcagggctgggcagcagcagcagactGACTAATCACTACAGCTTAAGCCCTATGCTGTAATAGTACAGAGAGCAAAGAGCAGAGTAACACAGGGCTGGATCTCCCCTGCGGTCCACCTGACCATCAGgagattagctagctaactagctagcagccCCACTCTTACACTTCACTCAGAGAGCACAGTGCTAATCAACAGAGAGCTCCAGCTACCCATGGTTGCCATTTTGCGGAAGTAAGAAGCAGTAACCGGACACCTGTGCTGCCTGCTGCCACAGTTCCCTCCCAGTCAGGGCGGGGGGAGGCGGGGCCAGACCGGATAGACCAGTGTGCCGCATTCTTTTCCAACCTGGAGGCTTTTCTCAGGAACACAGAGATCTtctgtacacatatacacacaggaagagaggggaaagaaccATGCCAGGAGGGAAACTCGGACAGTAGCTCTGACTCAGGTCTCTGTATCTACACATATAGTAGGAGAGGAGTATTGGAACCTTCCGGGCCAAATTCAAATAACTTGTTCCGTTGTTTTCCTGAGAAAGTGAGAATTTGTTTCTCCTGGATTCCCAGGGAGATTATTCCGGGACATGCTTCCTGCCTCTGAACAGTTTGACTTGACTGGGCACGTCATTGGAATTCTGCTCTACAAAACTGGAAGTTCTGGAACTCTGGAAAATGTAGAGTAGAGGCTGTTTGTGATTGAAGAAAGTTGTCTATTCACAGCATAGCAAGGTTTTGTGTTGCCAAACGGGATTACAGGATAGCAGGGGTTATAGCTAGAGCCCTCCTGGAGAGGGTAAGAAGAGCTAGGGGATTTGTCCTCACAAAGGCCTTTTGTTCATTGGAACCAGTAGAAGCGGACACAGTTTGGCAGGTTAGACAGCTGGAGGTGTAGAGATGATCCTTTTGTGACACTGAATGGACAGACTGTACTGGGATAGCCTTTCTACCTGGCTGGCTgactacattttagtcatttagtagacactattatccagagcgatttacaggagaaattagggttaaATACCTTGCTCAAGGGGcaaatcaacagatttttcaccaagtCGGCTCAGGGAATCGaaccaaccttttggttactggcccaacactcttaacgctaggctacctgccgacccagAGTTCACTGCCCAAAGTACATGCTACAGTGCATTTAAGGGCTCTGTGAAAATGGACAGTGTAAGTAATAGCTCTGAGGTTCAGGGGAAGCAGCAATCCAATTTGTTCCGCAATAAGATCTCCACTATGTTTACACATGGGGACAAGACTGAGCCTCAGAGGCTGGCGGGGGAGACTGCGGTGCTGACGgctttcaggaccctgtctgaTGAAGAGAACGATCTCATAGGGGTCAGTGATCAAAGTACCCTGGATGTTATCAGTGATGTGAGGGGTATGAGTGTGGTACTTCATAAAAGAGAGGACAGGATTGAATCATGGGAGAATGAGTCCAGTAGCTTTGTGACCTCTCCTAACGCCGGCCAGGTGTCTGTTTCCACGGCCGACCCAGGTCTGGTCCAGGTTACAATGGTGGAGATCTGTAGCGACACAGAGATGGAAGATGAGGAGGGGATCAGCAGCCTCAGCCAATCGGACAAGCCTGACGCCCCTGGAATGTCCTTCCCACCTGACGTTGACCAGTGGACAGTGGCAGTGTTCGATGATAACAAGGGTCAGCTGCCACCCGTTGGCCCAGTGAGAGGTGCAATTGAGACAGACTTAAAGCTGCCTGTGTATAAGCCACATAGTCTTGTGGAGGGATCCCTCAAAGACACCTCTGTTCTGTACTCTGCAAGGTTTATGGGCAGATCTAACAGTGGGACAGACCTTGGactgctctcctctgtctccaaAACACAAGTGCCTGGAGACGGCTGCAGCACTGACCTCTACACTGATCCCAGGCCTGTGGAGGTGGGTGTGGATGCAGCAGCCATGGGTGCCAAGGGGTCCAGTTATCATCACCACAAAGTAGCCAAAGGCTTCAGCACCAGCCAGGAGGTATTGGGCCTTACTGACATGTGTGCTGGAGACAACTCTGCAGTGGCTTCACTTCTTAACTTGTCTCTCACCTCTGAACCCCAGACATCAGAGGAAGCAGCAGACGACACTGCCTTGCAGTCAGGACAGCCAGAGGGCCAAGATTCTGGACAGAGGAAGGAGATTTTTGGGGAAAACACTGGAACTGAGGAGCATAAAGATCATGTCCACTGCCTGGactccccctccaccctctctgagTCAAAGCCACCTGAAGCAGCAGAGACATCTTCTCCTAGCCTGGAGAAGCAGCCTGACACTGAAGTGAGAAAATGTATTTTAAGGACTGGTCTGGCCGTGTCGCGTGTTCCTGGAGAGTCCCCAACTGACAGCCAGCCAAGTGccactcctgtctctgtctcacccaGGGGCCAAGGCGACATGACTGTCAAAAGGAGGCCCGACACAGACTCACCCTCCGCCTCCCCCTCCAGTGGCACAGTCTCCTCCCATGCCCCCTCCTTCCAGCTGCCTGCCCTGTTCAGTGGACTGCGGGTTCTGAGGAAAGGGgctgtgggggaggagagggagacagtgtcTGAGATCAAACAGAGAGACGCTGACCTGGCCCTTCTGAGCCTGAAGAAGACTGTCAACAAAGCCAATAACTTCCCTGAGCAGATCACCTCCAGTAGCCGCACCCCCAAGAAACGTCCTGAGCCCAAACATGTGTCTGAGACCAAGAGTAATCTCCTGGGGCAGCTCAGCCAGCTGCTCAACCTTGACGGGACCAAGGCCGAGGACAACCCGGACCCACTgctagagctcagagacagggagcctgagaggggggaggagggggcgaCAGACCAGGGTCCAGAGCTGATCCCCACCACCCCACCAGCAGGCAACAGGAGAGCCTCAGACACAACATTAAACACTTTTAAGAGTCTCTTCAGCTCCAAACCTGCTAAAAGGGATACAGCGGATCCTGTGGATTTAGAGGCTgtcaagaaaaaaaataaaagtgaGAAGGACCTGCTGAAATCCATCTTTGAGAGAACCTCCAAGTCTCCCAGCAGTGAGCAAAAAGGTCCAGCGGAGTCTAAAGTATGTACTGTTTGTGTCTAACTCAAAGGTTTATTCCTTCtttatcttatcttatcttagaaccctgttgtttgtttgttctcaGATCATCAAGGTTTTGAAATGTAGGAATGTAGAGCCATTTGAAGTgtatgttgtgttttgttgtgacCTGCAAGGCAGGCAGGACAGTAGGGTATTAGTTTTGGTCATGATCTTGTTTTGAGATGTTCTCATGTCTTATCACATGTTGACTTTTCAGTCAGATTGCAGATATTCTTATCCTGGGCACCAACTGTTCTGTAAGTCTGTATGTTCTGTGTTAATTGAGTAATGAGCTGCTGTCTTTCctcccagtctgaggtcaccTCCCCTACAGACAGTGAGGACCGGACCCCCGGGCGGCTCCAGGCCATCTGGCCCCCGCCCAAGCCcaaggatgaggaggagaaggtgGGGCTCAGGTACACCGAGGCAGGTAAGGACCTGCACCATCCTGGAGCTCTCCACTTACTCAACACTGCGTCTAAAGTATCATACAATGCCCTGTTAAGAAATGCATGTATGCTGTTGTCTGCCTTAACTAATTCTCACAAGACAAGATAGTCTTAACAAAAATAAACTGAGTGCCTCCACTCTGGTTTATCCAGGGCAGACGCTCTCCTTACAGAATCGGTCTATTTAGTCTAATTGAGAGGTGACACAAATATGTAGTGCAGCCCTGCTGGTATCTACAGAGCCAGCTAATCACAGTGACAGAGTGTAAGATAACCCTTAAATCCATTTAAAGCAGGAACGCACTGAAACCTTCCCTCCACAGTAATGCTGCTGTCTGTTGAGACGTCTGGTAGAATCACACAGTATAGTGGAGCTTTGGGAGGTAGTTTGGGGATAGGCTGGGGGTGGGCAG encodes:
- the LOC110497955 gene encoding formin isoform X1; the encoded protein is MDSVSNSSEVQGKQQSNLFRNKISTMFTHGDKTEPQRLAGETAVLTAFRTLSDEENDLIGVSDQSTLDVISDVRGMSVVLHKREDRIESWENESSSFVTSPNAGQVSVSTADPGLVQVTMVEICSDTEMEDEEGISSLSQSDKPDAPGMSFPPDVDQWTVAVFDDNKGQLPPVGPVRGAIETDLKLPVYKPHSLVEGSLKDTSVLYSARFMGRSNSGTDLGLLSSVSKTQVPGDGCSTDLYTDPRPVEVGVDAAAMGAKGSSYHHHKVAKGFSTSQEVLGLTDMCAGDNSAVASLLNLSLTSEPQTSEEAADDTALQSGQPEGQDSGQRKEIFGENTGTEEHKDHVHCLDSPSTLSESKPPEAAETSSPSLEKQPDTEVRKCILRTGLAVSRVPGESPTDSQPSATPVSVSPRGQGDMTVKRRPDTDSPSASPSSGTVSSHAPSFQLPALFSGLRVLRKGAVGEERETVSEIKQRDADLALLSLKKTVNKANNFPEQITSSSRTPKKRPEPKHVSETKSNLLGQLSQLLNLDGTKAEDNPDPLLELRDREPERGEEGATDQGPELIPTTPPAGNRRASDTTLNTFKSLFSSKPAKRDTADPVDLEAVKKKNKSEKDLLKSIFERTSKSPSSEQKGPAESKSEVTSPTDSEDRTPGRLQAIWPPPKPKDEEEKVGLRYTEAEHQAALLQLKRECKEEVEKVHADFELQIFQVRGEHAVAMSHLEGVICMMQTDRQQAFSLGHERGELREACVSTEDDLPPKTFRNVCIQTDRETFLRTPEGEASRPSLGPSQNVPKKLNLSLHGGASGIPGPPPPPPPPLPPFPGQSGPPPPPPPPPPPPLPGNMGPPPPPPLPGFGPPPPPPPPPGLPGAGPPLPPPPPGCAPPPPPGGGLFGFGFGQAAEKAPRKPALEPATPMKPLYWTRIQIQDNNNNTLWGSLEEPDIVDTKEFEDLFSKATLQPKKKPLSDTFEKKAKTKKIIKLLDGKRSQAVGILISSLHLEMKDIQKAVLSVDNSVVDLETIEALYENRATNDELEKIKTHYEMSKEDEVKLLDKPEQFLYELSQIPDFSGRSHCIIFQSIFLDCISSIHRKVEIVSTVSKNLLDCSSVKDVMGLVLAFGNYMNGGNRTRGQADGFGLEILPKLKDVKSRDNCISLVDYVVAYYLRNFDEHAGTDKSIFPLPEPQDFFLAAQVKFEDLTKDMRKLGRDLTVCEKAVQKVCASSSEKDLQPFKEKMEAFVSTAQKDHTAEDDRLNAAQKSFLDMVGYFGLKPKSGEKEVAPGYVFMLWYEFCSDFKNTWKRECKNISKERLKEAQENMKKITAEKRVETKKINANSLKERLRQKEASVSSS
- the LOC110497955 gene encoding formin isoform X2 — protein: MDSVSNSSEVQGKQQSNLFRNKISTMFTHGDKTEPQRLAGETAVLTAFRTLSDEENDLIGVSDQSTLDVISDVRGMSVVLHKREDRIESWENESSSFVTSPNAGQVSVSTADPGLVQVTMVEICSDTEMEDEEGISSLSQSDKPDAPGMSFPPDVDQWTVAVFDDNKGQLPPVGPVRGAIETDLKLPVYKPHSLVEGSLKDTSVLYSARFMGRSNSGTDLGLLSSVSKTQVPGDGCSTDLYTDPRPVEVGVDAAAMGAKGSSYHHHKVAKGFSTSQEVLGLTDMCAGDNSAVASLLNLSLTSEPQTSEEAADDTALQSGQPEGQDSGQRKEIFGENTGTEEHKDHVHCLDSPSTLSESKPPEAAETSSPSLEKQPDTEVRKCILRTGLAVSRVPGESPTDSQPSATPVSVSPRGQGDMTVKRRPDTDSPSASPSSGTVSSHAPSFQLPALFSGLRVLRKGAVGEERETVSEIKQRDADLALLSLKKTVNKANNFPEQITSSSRTPKKRPEPKHVSETKSNLLGQLSQLLNLDGTKAEDNPDPLLELRDREPERGEEGATDQGPELIPTTPPAGNRRASDTTLNTFKSLFSSKPAKRDTADPVDLEAVKKKNKSEKDLLKSIFERTSKSPSSEQKGPAESKSEVTSPTDSEDRTPGRLQAIWPPPKPKDEEEKVGLRYTEAEHQAALLQLKRECKEEVEKVHADFELQIFQVRGEHAVAMSHLEGVICMMQTDRQQAFSLGHERGELREACVSTEDDLPPKTFRNVCIQTDRETFLRTPEGEASRPSLGPSQNVPKKLNLSLHGGASGIPGPPPPPPPPLPPFPGQSGPPPPPPPPPPPPLPGNMGPPPPPPLPGFGPPPPPPPPPGLPGAGPPLPPPPPGCAPPPPPGGGLFGFGFGQAAEKAPRKPALEPATPMKPLYWTRIQIQDNNNNTLWGSLEEPDIVDTKEFEDLFSKATLQPKKKPLSDTFEKKAKTKKIIKLLDGKRSQAVGILISSLHLEMKDIQKAVLSVDNSVVDLETIEALYENRATNDELEKIKTHYEMSKEDEVKLLDKPEQFLYELSQIPDFSGRSHCIIFQSIFLDCISSIHRKVEIVSTVSKNLLDCSSVKDVMGLVLAFGNYMNGGNRTRGQADGFGLEILPKLKDVKSRDNCISLVDYVVAYYLRNFDEHAGTDKSIFPLPEPQDFFLAAQVKFEDLTKDMRKLGRDLTGETQCVKRLFRRCVLAPLRRTSSPSRRKWRPSSRPSAGQPGATSTQNHTREDPRRQLDPPAVTNAIGHDSPPSSPTPAMATPSFH